The nucleotide window ACGTGCAGCGGGTCGGCCGACCCGGCCTCCGCCTCCAGGCCACGCCGCAGCTCCGCCGCGCGCCGCCGAACCTTCAACCCCCCAGGGAGTACGCCGTCCCGCTCGCAGCCACGCTGCACGCACTCCTGCATCACCCGCCAGATCTCCAGCAGACCGGCCCGGATGTCCGCCTCACTGCGCCAGGACCGCTCGTTGGCCAGCATCACCTCGCTGATCGACAGCCCGGTGCGGGTCGTGACGTCGAGCAGTTGCGCCCCGGTCAGGAACGGGTACCGCACGACTGTGCTGTCCGGCTTGATCCGGTCCGCGCCGGCCGCCGCCTCGTCCACCACGAAACCGCCACCGACTGAGTAGTAGGTGCGGCTGCGCAACTCGGCACCGGCCCCGTCGTACGCCACGAAGGTCATCCCGTTCGGGTGGTACGGCAACGACCTGCGGCGGTGCAGCGTCAGGTCCCGATCCGGATCGAAGTCGATCTCGTGCGCGTCCAGGATGTTGAGCCGCCGCTCGACCCGGATCCGCTCGACCCGAGGACCGACGGTGTCCGTGTCGACAGTCTCCGGCGACTCACCGGCCAACCCCAGCAGCACCGCCGGACCGCTGCCGTGGCCATGCCCGGTGGCACCCAGCGAACCGAACAACTCGGCCTGCACCCGCGCCGTGTCCGTGAGCAACCCGTCGGCCTTGAGCCCGCCAACGAACGTACGCGCGGCCTGCATCGGCCCCACCGTGTGCGAGCTGGACGGCCCGATACCGACGCTGAAGAGGTCGAAAACACTGATCATGGCTGCGCTTCCTCGCCGTCGTCCCGGCGTACGGGACCCGGCCGGGTCGTGACCACCGGTCTGGCGGCCCCGCTCGTG belongs to Micromonospora ureilytica and includes:
- a CDS encoding L-serine ammonia-lyase; its protein translation is MISVFDLFSVGIGPSSSHTVGPMQAARTFVGGLKADGLLTDTARVQAELFGSLGATGHGHGSGPAVLLGLAGESPETVDTDTVGPRVERIRVERRLNILDAHEIDFDPDRDLTLHRRRSLPYHPNGMTFVAYDGAGAELRSRTYYSVGGGFVVDEAAAGADRIKPDSTVVRYPFLTGAQLLDVTTRTGLSISEVMLANERSWRSEADIRAGLLEIWRVMQECVQRGCERDGVLPGGLKVRRRAAELRRGLEAEAGSADPLHVMDWVTLFALAVNEENAAGGRVVTAPTNGAAGIIPAVLHYYTRFVPGADDEGVVRFLLTAGAIGVLFKENASISGAEVGCQGEVGSACSMAAAGLAEALGGTPEQVENAAEIGMEHNLGLTCDPVGGLVQIPCIERNAVASIKAITAARLALRGDGVHKVSLDKVIKTMRETGADMKVKYKETARGGLAVNVIEC